In a single window of the Osmerus eperlanus chromosome 4, fOsmEpe2.1, whole genome shotgun sequence genome:
- the LOC134019019 gene encoding plasma membrane calcium-transporting ATPase 3-like isoform X4 translates to MGDLANSSVEFHPKKQQGSVGGMEVNHAGDFGATLEDLRTLMELRGAEAIQKIQENYTDTESLCQRLKTSPADGLSDNPADLEKRMQVFGQNFIPPKKPKTFLQLVWEALQDVTLIILEIAAIISLGLSFYQPPGEESESCGNVASGAEDEGEAEAGWIEGAAILLSVICVVLVTAFNDWSKEKQFRGLQSRIEQEQRFAVVRNGTVIQIPVADMVVGDVAQVKYGDLLPADGILIQGNDLQIDESSLTGESDHVRKSVDKDPMLLSGTHVMEGSGKMLVTAVGVNSQTGIIFTLLGAGEEEEEKKDKKGKQDGTLENNQNKAKKQDEAVAMEMQPLKSAEGGEVEEKEKKKTNVPKKEKSVLQGKLTKLAVQIGKAGLVMSAITVIILVVYFVIETFVVQGREWLPECTPVYVQYFVKFFIIGVTVLVVAVPEGLPLAVTISLAYSVKKMMKDNNLVRHLDACETMGNATAICSDKTGTLTTNRMTVVQAYTCDQHFNKVPDPEQLNPMVLEMLVSSIAVNSAYTSKIMPPDKEGGLPKQVGNKTECALLGFVLDLKRDYAPVREQIPEEKLYKVYTFNSVRKSMSTVVQLPDGSFRLYSKGASEILLKKCTSILAAGGEKRNFRPRDRDEMVKKVIEPMACDGLRTICVAYRDLPASPQPDWENEADILTDLVCITVVGIEDPVRPEVPDAIKKCQRAGITVRMVTGDNISTARAIAAKCGIIQPGDDFLCIDGKDFNRLIRNEKGEVEQERMDKVWPKLRVLARSSPTDKHTLVKGIIDSTVLEKRQVVAVTGDGTNDGPALKKADVGFAMGIAGTDVAKEASDIILTDDNFSSIVKAVMWGRNVYDSISKFLQFQLTVNVVAVTVAFTGACITQDSPLKAVQMLWVNLIMDTFASLALATEPPTEALLLRKPYGRNNPLISLTMMKNILGHGVYQLIIIFTLLFAGEKIFNIDSGRNAPLHSPPSEHYTIIFNTFVLMQLFNEINARKIHGERNVFDGIFSNPIFCSIVLGTFAMQFVIVQFGGKPFSCAPLNLEQWLWCLFVGLGELLWGQVITTVPTSHLKCLKEAGHGSDEDEVIDEDNPEDEDEIDHAERELRRGQILWFRGLNRIQTQIRVVKAFRSSLYDGIEKPEPRNSIHDFMVHPEFLINDVVHNIPLIDETDIEEDSERSNRNHVGLVLRQAPPSTQPPQPPPRSHRAPARPYRQQSLPVALNCNNNAVQNGVSLTPEDASPRPISPLHSLETCL, encoded by the exons ATGGGGGACTTAGCCAACAGTTCTGTAGAGTTCCACCCCAAAAAGCAACAAGGTAGTGTAGGTGGAATGGAGGTCAACCACGCAGGAGACTTTGGGGCCACCCTGGAGGATCTGCGGACACTCATGGAGCTAAGGGGTGCAGAGGCCATTCAGAAGATCCAGGAGaactacacagacacagagagcctCTGTCAGAGACTAAAGACTTCTCCGGCCGACG GCTTGTCTGACAACCCAGCTGACCTAGAGAAACGCATGCAAGTGTTTGGACAAAATTTCATCCCTCCTAAAAAGCCAAAGACCTTTCTACAGCTGGTGTGGGAGGCCCTTCAGGATGTCACCCTCATCATTCTGGAGATCGCTGCTATcatctctctgggtctctccttTTACCAACCTCCTGGAGAAGAAAGTGAAT CGTGTGGAAATGTGGCATCCGGAGCAGAAGACGAGGGTGAGGCGGAGGCAGGCTGGATTGAGGGGGCAGCCATCTTGTTGTCTGTAATCTGCGTGGTGTTGGTGACAGCTTTTAACGACTGGAGCAAGGAGAAGCAGTTCCGGGGGCTGCAGAGCCGTATTGAGCAAGAGCAGCGCTTTGCTGTTGTGCGGAATGGCACTGTGATCCAGATCCCTGTGGCAGACATGGTGGTTGGGGATGTAGCCCAAGTCAAGTATG GCGACCTGCTGCCTGCAGATGGGATACTGATACAGGGCAATGACCTGCAAATCGATGAGAGCTCGCTGACTGGAGAGTCTGACCACGTACGCAAGTCTGTGGACAAAGACCCCATGTTGTTGTCTG GAACACATGTGATGGAAGGCTCAGGGAAGATGCTAGTCACTGCTGTTGGAGTTAACTCTCAAACTGGAATCATCTTCACTCTtctgggggctggagaggaggaggaggagaagaaagacaaGAAAG GCAAGCAAGATGGTACATTGGAAAACAATCAAAACAAAG CCAAGAAACAGGATGaggctgttgccatggagatgcaGCCCCTGAAGAGTGCAGAAGGTGGGGAggttgaggagaaagagaagaagaagaccaaTGTTCCCAAAAAAGAGAAATCTGTCCTTCAGGGCAAACTCACTAAACTGGCAGTGCAAATCGGGAAGGCAG GCCTGGTCATGTCAGCCATCACAGTTATCATTTTAGTGGTGTACTTTGTGATTGAGACATTCGTGGTACAGGGCAGGGAATGGCTCCCTGAATGCACGCCTGTTTACGTCCAGTACTTTGTCAAGTTCTTCATCATCGGTGTCACAGTGCTGGTAGTAGCTGTGCCCGAGGGGCTACCACTGGCTGTCACTATATCCCTTGCCTACTCTGTAAAG AAAATGATGAAGGATAACAACCTGGTGCGTCACCTGGATGCATGTGAGACCATGGGCAATGCCACGGCCATCTGCTCTGATAAGACTGGCACCCTGACCACCAACCGAATGACTGTGGTGCAGGCTTATACTTGTGACCAACACTTCAACAAGGTCCCAGATCCTGAACAGCTCAATCCAATGGTGCTGGAGATGCTGGTTAGCTCGATTGCTGTCAATAGCGCCTACACCTCTAAGATTATG CCTCCAGATAAAGAGGGCGGCCTGCCCAAGCAAGTGGGCAACAAGACGGAGTGTGCGTTGCTGGGTTTTGTTCTGGACTTGAAGAGAGACTACGCTCCAGTGAGGGAGCAGATCCCTGAGGAGAAACTCTACAAGGTCTACACCTTTAACTCTGTGCGCAAGTCCATGAGCACCGTGGTTCAGCTTCCTGACGGGTCCTTCCGCCTCTACAGCAAAGGGGCCTCCGAGATCCTACTCAAAAA GTGCACGTCCATCCTGGCGGCAGGGGGGGAGAAGCGGAATTTCCGTCCACGGGACAGGGATGAGATGGTGAAGAAGGTGATTGAGCCCATGGCTTGTGATGGCCTGAGGACCATCTGTGTGGCCTACCGGGATTTACCTGCCAGTCCTCAACCTGACTGGGAGAACGAGGCTGACATCTTGACTGACCTGGTCTGCATCACAGTAGTAGGCATCGAGGACCCTGTCCGCCCAGAG GTCCCAGATGCCATCAAGAAATGCCAGCGTGCAGGTATCACTGTGCGCATGGTGACAGGTGACAACATTAGCACGGCTCGTGCGATTGCTGCCAAGTGTGGCATTATCCAGCCGGGGGATGACTTCCTGTGTATTGATGGGAAGGACTTCAATAGACTAATCAGAAATGAAAAAGGAGAG GTTGAGCAAGAACGCATGGACAAGGTTTGGCCCAAGCTGCGAGTTTTGGCTCGGTCTTCCCCAACAGACAAACATACTCTGGTCAAAG GAATAATTGACAGCACTGTACTGGAGAAGCGGCAGGTTGTGGCTGTGACAGGAGATGGGACAAATGACGGACCCGCCCTCAAGAAGGCTGATGTTGGCTTTGCCATG GGTATCGCTGGTACTGATGTAGCAAAGGAAGCCTCTGACATCATCTTGACGGATGATAACTTCTCAAGCATTGTCAAGGCAGTCATGTGGGGGAGGAATGTCTATGACAGCATCTCCAAGTTCCTACAGTTCCAGCTGACCGTCAACGTGGTGGCTGTCACTGTGGCCTTCACGGGGGCCTGCATCACACAG gaCTCTCCTCTCAAGGCGGTGCAGATGCTGTGGGTAAATCTGATCATGGACACCTTCGCCTCCCTAGCCCTGGCAACCGAGCCCCCTACTGAAGCCCTGCTCCTGAGGAAGCCCTACGGTCGCAACAACCCCCTCATTTCCCTCACCATGATGAAGAACATTCTGGGCCATGGAGTCTATCagctcatcatcatcttcacccTGCTGTTCGCAG GGGAAAAGATCTTCAACATTGACAGTGGCCGCAATGCCCCTCtgcactctcccccctctgagCACTACACCATTATCTTCAACACCTTTGTGCTAATGCAACTATTCAACGAGATCAATGCCCGAAAAATCCACGGAGAGAGGAATGTTTTTGACGGCATCTTTTCTAACCCCATCTTCTGCAGTATTGTTCTTGGAACTTTTGCAATGCAG TTTGTTATAGTGCAGTTCGGAGGGAAGCCTTTCAGCTGTGCACCGCTCAACTTGGAACAGTggctctggtgtctgtttgtggGATTGGGAGAGTTGCTGTGGGGACAG GTCATCACTACAGTACCCACCAGTCACCTCAAGTGTTTGAAGGAGGCAGGTCACGGGTCAGACGAGGATGAAGTCATTGATGAGGACAATCcggaggatgaagatgagatTGACCATGCAGAGCGTGAACTGCGTCGAGGGCAGATCTTGTGGTTCAGAGGGTTGAACCGCATCCAGACTCAG ATCCGAGTGGTGAAAGCATTCCGTAGCTCCCTTTATGACGGTATTGAGAAACCGGAACCCAGGAACTCCATCCATGATTTCATGGTTCACCCGGAATTTCTCATCAATGACGTGGTCCACAATATCCCCTTAATTGACGAGACAGACATTGAGGAAGACTCAGAGCGATCCAACCGCAACCATGTTGGCCTGGTTCTCCGTCAAGCTCCTCCTTCCACTCAGCCTCCCCAACCTCCACCCCGCTCTCATCGCGCCCCTGCTAGACCCTACCGCCAGCAGAGCCTCCCTGTTGCCCTCAACTGCAACAACAACGCAGTCCAGAATGGTGTCTCCCTGACCCCAGAAGATGCCTCTCCTCGTCCCATCAGCCCGTTGCACAGCTTAGAAACATGTTTATAA